In Desulfobacterales bacterium, a single genomic region encodes these proteins:
- a CDS encoding PilZ domain-containing protein produces the protein MADRTIQNRHKRIKYKASITLEDKRTGYHYPGTLQNYSKSGLYFESAYAQQPGRKIRITSDNLPFSSSNNGHFAKVVWRKLLTHKQSTHLFGVGAKFC, from the coding sequence ATGGCTGACCGTACTATCCAAAATAGACACAAGCGAATCAAATATAAGGCATCCATTACGCTTGAAGACAAGCGTACAGGGTATCACTATCCTGGCACCCTGCAAAATTATAGTAAAAGCGGCCTGTATTTCGAATCTGCCTATGCCCAGCAACCGGGTCGCAAAATCCGCATCACATCTGACAACCTGCCTTTTAGCAGCAGTAACAATGGACATTTTGCTAAAGTCGTATGGCGAAAATTATTGACCCATAAACAGTCGACCCATTTGTTTGGTGTTGGGGCCAAATTCTGTTAG
- a CDS encoding DUF2845 domain-containing protein produces the protein MISLTFMMMMLSNPTCIFAAEETPTMMCDEGVVRIGDSTVDVRDDCGEPNTQTPDQWVYDFGPSQSFTVIFKDGKVVRILESH, from the coding sequence TTGATTAGTTTAACATTTATGATGATGATGTTGAGCAATCCCACGTGTATTTTTGCGGCTGAAGAAACGCCGACGATGATGTGCGATGAAGGTGTGGTGCGAATCGGGGATTCAACTGTTGATGTAAGAGATGATTGCGGTGAACCCAACACTCAGACACCAGACCAATGGGTGTACGATTTTGGTCCTTCCCAATCCTTCACCGTTATATTCAAAGATGGAAAGGTCGTGCGTATCTTGGAAAGCCATTGA
- the zupT gene encoding zinc transporter ZupT — MFEEDVLIAFGLTLFAGLATGIGSALAFFAKRTNTKFLSLALGFSAGVMIYVSFVEIFAKARDALAEEFDPAKATWITVAAFFGGIFLIAIIDKLVPSFENPHEIRGIEEMGSEQVHDKNRKLLRMGMFTALAIAIHNFPEGLATFAAALSDPALGLSIAVAIAIHNIPEGISVSVPIYYATGSKKKAFFYSFLSGVAEPVGALIGYFILLNFFSDFIFGVLFAGVAGIMVFISLDELLPAAQKYGEHHLSIYGLILGMAVMALSLLLFM, encoded by the coding sequence ATGTTTGAAGAAGATGTATTAATTGCTTTTGGTCTCACCTTGTTCGCCGGGCTGGCCACCGGTATCGGCAGCGCTTTAGCGTTTTTTGCCAAACGCACCAATACAAAATTTCTTTCATTGGCCTTGGGTTTTTCTGCCGGCGTAATGATATATGTCTCCTTTGTCGAAATCTTCGCCAAGGCCAGGGATGCACTCGCTGAAGAGTTCGACCCTGCCAAGGCTACCTGGATAACGGTGGCCGCCTTTTTCGGCGGAATTTTTTTAATCGCTATCATCGATAAGCTGGTACCGTCTTTTGAAAATCCCCATGAAATCCGCGGTATCGAAGAAATGGGTTCGGAACAGGTCCATGACAAAAACCGCAAGCTTTTACGAATGGGGATGTTCACCGCCTTGGCCATTGCCATTCATAACTTTCCTGAAGGCCTGGCAACATTTGCAGCCGCCCTGTCTGATCCGGCCCTGGGTTTGTCCATCGCGGTGGCCATCGCCATTCACAACATCCCGGAGGGTATTTCGGTATCGGTCCCAATTTATTATGCTACCGGTAGCAAAAAGAAGGCCTTTTTCTATTCCTTTCTTTCCGGAGTGGCCGAGCCCGTCGGTGCCCTCATCGGATATTTTATTCTGCTAAATTTCTTTAGCGATTTTATTTTCGGCGTCCTGTTTGCAGGGGTTGCCGGTATCATGGTATTTATTTCGCTGGACGAATTGCTGCCGGCCGCCCAAAAATACGGCGAACATCATCTTTCTATTTACGGCCTCATCCTGGGGATGGCTGTCATGGCTTTAAGCCTGCTGCTTTTTATGTAA
- a CDS encoding sulfite exporter TauE/SafE family protein, giving the protein MSSTDTLLLLYLSSGFTIGFGHCIGMCGPIVVSFSLNLKEKSIFIPQLLYHLGRICTYAILGGVVAAAGSLTMVTAHIDTIQKSVMILTGVLIMMMGLAMAGWIPLGRVFGDHSSPGGIILKGFGSLLKAKSTLVYLPLGLLLGLLPCGPVYTALLGATRAGMDASSTQQSILTGMGLMTAFGLGTVPALFLVAKLADMGWLKSRALIYKVGAVLMIIVGLVFVIKAIHF; this is encoded by the coding sequence ATGTCATCTACTGATACCCTATTGCTGCTGTATCTTTCCTCCGGTTTTACCATCGGTTTTGGCCATTGCATTGGCATGTGCGGACCGATTGTGGTCAGCTTTAGTCTCAACCTCAAAGAAAAAAGTATCTTCATCCCCCAGCTGCTGTATCACCTCGGCAGAATTTGTACCTACGCCATCTTGGGAGGGGTGGTGGCCGCTGCCGGATCCCTAACCATGGTAACGGCTCACATCGACACAATTCAAAAAAGCGTGATGATCCTCACGGGCGTCTTGATTATGATGATGGGGCTGGCCATGGCCGGCTGGATTCCACTTGGCAGGGTCTTCGGGGATCATTCCAGTCCAGGGGGGATTATACTCAAGGGATTTGGAAGCTTGCTAAAGGCAAAATCCACCCTGGTCTATCTGCCGCTGGGGTTGCTGCTAGGGTTGCTGCCTTGCGGCCCGGTATATACGGCGCTGCTGGGCGCCACCCGCGCCGGTATGGATGCTAGCTCCACACAGCAGAGTATTTTGACCGGTATGGGGTTGATGACCGCTTTTGGGCTCGGGACCGTTCCGGCGCTGTTTCTGGTGGCCAAACTGGCCGATATGGGTTGGCTTAAATCAAGAGCCCTAATTTACAAAGTGGGTGCGGTTTTGATGATCATCGTCGGTCTTGTATTTGTCATTAAAGCCATTCACTTTTAG
- a CDS encoding electron transfer flavoprotein-ubiquinone oxidoreductase has translation MTVERESIDFDVLFVGGGPASLAGAIKLMQLAKEKNLELEVALIEKGAEIGSHALSGAVMDPIALNELMPDYADKGCPVETTVRGDEFYYLTETSAIPVPFVPKPMHNTGSLIISLSRFTRWLGQVAEEMGVNIFPGFAGKEVLYAEDGKTIVGVRTGDQGIGPDGEPKSNFEPGIDLKAKVTVFGEGARGSLFKEIDKKLNLMKGKMPQVFETGIEEVIELPEESNYFKTSKGNDIHLMGYPIGLYIPGGAFIYEMADNRLTLGFLTGLCYEDPLLDLYDTFIKFKSHPFVANIIKGGKVVEAGARAVATGGYYTLPKLAVDGGLFVGASAGIQYMPGLKGIHISMKSGMLAAEAIISAVEKQNFDEQTLQTYGDLFENSYIKKQLYEGRNFYQALSKTNPMKFIHLGAQYVTGGRGFVDKMPLEEDYTTLKPLNGEQADITTVDPKIYDGELFVDKLTSVYLSKTKHREDQPSHIIVHDTDLCINTCYPKYRSPCTRFCPGEVYEIETDDKTGDKRLKLNPSNCLHCKTCDIKDPFENITWTCPEGGEGPGYTLL, from the coding sequence ATGACCGTAGAACGTGAAAGTATCGATTTTGATGTCCTGTTTGTCGGCGGCGGGCCGGCCAGTCTAGCAGGTGCCATTAAACTGATGCAATTGGCCAAAGAGAAAAATCTGGAGCTGGAAGTGGCCCTGATCGAAAAAGGTGCCGAAATTGGCTCGCATGCCCTAAGCGGTGCTGTCATGGATCCAATTGCGCTCAATGAGCTCATGCCGGATTACGCGGACAAGGGGTGCCCCGTTGAAACCACAGTTCGGGGAGATGAATTTTATTATTTAACCGAAACCTCAGCCATCCCGGTGCCGTTTGTACCCAAACCTATGCACAACACGGGAAGTCTGATCATCAGTCTCTCCCGTTTCACCCGCTGGCTGGGGCAGGTGGCCGAAGAGATGGGGGTTAACATTTTTCCCGGGTTTGCCGGCAAAGAAGTCCTTTACGCTGAAGACGGAAAAACCATTGTCGGCGTTCGTACTGGTGACCAGGGCATTGGACCCGACGGGGAACCCAAATCAAATTTTGAGCCTGGCATCGATTTAAAAGCCAAAGTTACCGTATTCGGGGAAGGCGCCCGCGGCAGCCTCTTCAAGGAAATCGATAAGAAGCTAAACCTGATGAAAGGCAAGATGCCCCAGGTTTTTGAGACCGGCATCGAAGAGGTCATTGAGCTGCCTGAGGAATCCAATTATTTTAAAACCAGTAAAGGTAACGATATTCACCTGATGGGCTATCCCATCGGGCTGTATATTCCCGGTGGCGCGTTTATCTACGAGATGGCCGACAACCGTCTAACCTTGGGATTTCTGACAGGACTTTGCTATGAAGATCCCCTGCTGGATTTGTATGATACCTTTATCAAATTCAAAAGCCACCCGTTTGTCGCCAATATCATCAAGGGCGGCAAGGTTGTTGAAGCTGGTGCCAGAGCAGTGGCCACCGGCGGATACTATACATTGCCCAAACTGGCAGTTGACGGGGGTCTATTTGTCGGCGCCAGCGCTGGTATTCAGTATATGCCGGGATTAAAAGGCATCCATATTTCCATGAAATCCGGCATGCTGGCGGCGGAGGCCATCATCTCAGCGGTGGAGAAACAAAACTTTGACGAGCAAACTTTGCAAACCTATGGCGACTTGTTTGAAAACAGCTATATTAAAAAACAGCTGTACGAGGGCCGCAATTTTTACCAGGCCCTTTCAAAAACCAACCCGATGAAGTTTATTCACCTGGGCGCTCAATACGTTACCGGCGGGCGCGGTTTTGTGGATAAAATGCCGCTGGAGGAAGATTATACGACGCTCAAACCGCTCAATGGCGAGCAGGCGGACATTACGACCGTGGATCCCAAAATCTATGACGGCGAGCTGTTCGTGGACAAGCTTACCAGTGTTTATCTGTCCAAGACCAAACACCGCGAAGACCAGCCGTCGCATATCATCGTGCACGACACTGATCTTTGTATTAACACCTGTTATCCCAAGTATCGCAGCCCCTGCACCCGATTTTGCCCGGGAGAAGTCTATGAAATTGAAACCGATGATAAAACCGGCGATAAACGCTTGAAATTGAATCCCTCCAACTGTTTGCACTGCAAAACCTGTGATATTAAGGATCCCTTTGAAAATATCACCTGGACGTGCCCGGAGGGCGGGGAAGGACCGGGATACACGCTATTATAG